A window of [Ruminococcus] lactaris ATCC 29176 genomic DNA:
AAGCTTCCCACAACATATTACTGTAGATCATAGCATCATAACCTGCTGCTTCAATCGCACTACAAAATGCTTCTGTATTTTTTGTGAACTGCTCCCCTGATACATGATCTGTCCTTGCATCATCATCAAGAATGCTTTCCGGGTCAAATACTACCGGGAGCTGAAGATTATATCCTGAAAGGTGATCCAGCACAAACTTTGCTTCTTCCCTCGCTTCCTCTTCATTTACCGCCTGCGAAAAGAAATAAACTCCGACATCGAGTCCCGCATTCTGTGCCTGCTGTATATATTCGTCAAAGCGGATATCCGCATTCACAGTTCCTGCCTCTGCATAACCGCGGTATCCAATTCTGATAAAAGCGAAGTCATAACCTGCTGCTTTTACCTTTTTCCAGTCAATCTCTCCCTGATGGTAAGAAACATCAATCCCCAGTCTGGAAGTATATTTCTCATCTGCATAGGTCAATCTGTCTCCATCATGAATAAATAATGTATCATTATATTGCTTTTTTGCAATGTTCTGATTAATTTCTACTGAATACTGTTGCCCATATACATCAAC
This region includes:
- a CDS encoding glycoside hydrolase family 25 protein, translated to MKRAFPVMAVLFCCMIFCMTGCGSSEKSDSGAKEEKTVKKQEQQNEKEEEKESEKEPEILQFVDVYGQQYSVEINQNIAKKQYNDTLFIHDGDRLTYADEKYTSRLGIDVSYHQGEIDWKKVKAAGYDFAFIRIGYRGYAEAGTVNADIRFDEYIQQAQNAGLDVGVYFFSQAVNEEEAREEAKFVLDHLSGYNLQLPVVFDPESILDDDARTDHVSGEQFTKNTEAFCSAIEAAGYDAMIYSNMLWEAYELDLEKLSAYPVWYADYELKPQTPYHFEVWQYTNQGSVDGINGRTDINIQLIEKPSK